The proteins below come from a single Salinivibrio kushneri genomic window:
- the gap gene encoding type I glyceraldehyde-3-phosphate dehydrogenase, with protein MTIKVGINGFGRIGRFVFRASVERNDIDVVAINDLIDVEYMAYMLKYDSTHGRFNGTVEVEGGNLIVNGKTVRVTAERNPADLKWDEVGVDVVAEATGIFLTDETARQHIQAGAKKVVLTGPSKDATPMFVMGVNHNDYAGQDIVSNASCTTNCLAPVAKVLNDKFGIVSGLMTTVHATTATQKTVDGPSAKDWRGGRGASQNIIPSSTGAAKAVGKVLPVLDGKLTGMAFRVPTANVSVVDLTVNLDKAASYDQICAAMKEASEGELKGVLGYTEDAVVSQDFIGEVQTSVFDAKAGIALTDNFVKVVSWYDNEIGYSNKVLDLVAHIAK; from the coding sequence ATGACTATCAAAGTAGGTATTAACGGTTTTGGCCGTATCGGCCGTTTCGTATTCCGTGCATCTGTCGAGCGTAACGACATCGACGTGGTAGCAATCAACGATCTTATCGACGTTGAGTACATGGCTTACATGCTCAAGTACGATTCAACCCACGGTCGCTTCAACGGCACAGTTGAAGTAGAAGGTGGCAACCTTATCGTTAACGGTAAAACCGTACGCGTCACTGCAGAGCGCAACCCAGCAGACCTTAAGTGGGATGAAGTGGGTGTTGACGTTGTTGCTGAAGCAACCGGTATCTTCCTAACTGACGAAACCGCGCGTCAACACATCCAAGCGGGTGCGAAGAAAGTTGTTCTAACTGGTCCATCTAAAGACGCAACGCCAATGTTCGTTATGGGTGTTAACCACAACGACTACGCGGGTCAAGACATCGTTTCTAACGCTTCTTGCACCACTAACTGCCTAGCACCTGTCGCGAAAGTACTGAACGACAAGTTCGGTATCGTATCTGGCCTGATGACCACAGTTCACGCCACCACTGCGACTCAAAAAACCGTTGATGGTCCGTCTGCAAAAGACTGGCGCGGCGGCCGTGGTGCTTCTCAGAACATCATCCCATCTTCAACTGGCGCAGCGAAAGCCGTTGGTAAAGTATTGCCTGTACTAGACGGCAAACTGACTGGTATGGCGTTCCGCGTGCCAACTGCTAACGTTTCTGTTGTTGACCTGACTGTAAACCTTGATAAAGCAGCGTCTTACGACCAGATCTGTGCGGCGATGAAAGAAGCGTCTGAAGGTGAGCTGAAAGGTGTTCTAGGTTACACCGAAGATGCCGTGGTTTCTCAAGACTTCATCGGCGAAGTACAAACATCAGTATTTGATGCCAAAGCAGGTATCGCACTGACTGACAACTTCGTGAAAGTGGTTTCTTGGTACGACAACGAAATCGGCTACTCAAACAAAGTATTGGATCTGGTTGCACACATCGCTAAGTAA
- a CDS encoding YeaC family protein yields MDIEQVLKAMTPEVYDRLCYAVETGKWPDGTTLNQAQRDQALQAVMLYQSRHNSQPQHMTVAKGGNVTWKSKAELKREFARPEEGRIEVTTQDSNTKH; encoded by the coding sequence ATGGATATTGAACAAGTCTTAAAGGCAATGACGCCTGAAGTGTATGATCGGTTGTGTTATGCCGTGGAGACGGGCAAATGGCCGGACGGCACGACGCTAAACCAAGCCCAGCGTGACCAAGCCTTGCAAGCGGTAATGTTGTATCAATCGCGTCACAACAGCCAGCCCCAACACATGACCGTCGCGAAAGGGGGCAATGTGACGTGGAAATCGAAAGCGGAGCTGAAACGTGAATTCGCCCGTCCAGAAGAAGGCAGGATTGAGGTGACGACTCAAGACAGCAACACTAAGCACTAG
- a CDS encoding MipA/OmpV family protein — protein sequence MMNIARGTAWVACALMLTAGSAYAETRVSAGVIGAFSPQVYKDTDTDPLVVPTVNVDTDHFYFRGLTAGARLAPKDSTHNLVLSATYDPRRFDPADTDDPQLSLLDKRDTSIVAALAYQYHSPIGRFQVLAGEGVTHDRDGVYGEASWKYAFNHPRWGVSPEVGYSYNSHELNQHLYGISEDEAARSGLPAYEPGSAGHYFIGASGYFMLTERIQLLGGVRYTNLDDDIADSPMVDQSTAASGYLGINYIFM from the coding sequence ATGATGAATATAGCGAGAGGAACGGCTTGGGTCGCGTGCGCCCTGATGCTAACTGCCGGCAGTGCTTACGCTGAGACGCGTGTTTCTGCTGGCGTGATAGGCGCATTTTCGCCTCAGGTCTACAAAGACACGGATACCGACCCGCTTGTGGTCCCAACGGTGAACGTTGATACCGATCACTTTTATTTTCGCGGGCTGACGGCCGGTGCGAGGCTGGCCCCGAAAGATTCAACACACAATCTCGTTTTATCAGCGACCTATGATCCGCGCCGTTTTGACCCCGCCGATACCGATGATCCGCAACTAAGCCTGCTCGACAAACGTGACACGTCAATTGTGGCGGCATTAGCTTATCAGTACCACTCGCCGATAGGTCGTTTTCAGGTGCTGGCTGGGGAAGGCGTCACGCATGACAGAGACGGAGTGTATGGCGAGGCTAGTTGGAAATACGCGTTCAATCATCCTCGGTGGGGGGTGTCACCGGAAGTGGGCTACTCCTATAACAGCCATGAGCTCAATCAGCACTTGTACGGGATCAGCGAAGACGAAGCGGCACGGTCGGGGTTACCCGCTTATGAGCCAGGATCGGCTGGCCATTATTTTATAGGTGCGAGTGGTTATTTTATGCTGACCGAGCGTATTCAGCTACTGGGTGGCGTGCGCTACACCAATTTGGATGACGATATTGCCGATAGCCCAATGGTGGATCAATCCACCGCCGCCTCGGGCTACTTGGGGATTAACTATATTTTTATGTAG
- a CDS encoding glutathione S-transferase family protein: protein MRVLHGDSLSPHTRKIALALRLKHLTYQLAPTSPFEAHERVIHHPPMQTVVALAEASQTIYQDTVITAYLDDAYPDPLLYPGNPTHRAEIRWIEWFCRYQLDPLITDTLFYQRVVRGHILDKTVDHQAVNQALQTLPACCQYLGEQVKAMPTQTVTMASISVWSLFRCAKMAGLVLDDRFAALSDYLSALDQHPLFDAYAQEENHQLTPFFASPISLATT, encoded by the coding sequence ATGAGGGTATTGCATGGTGACTCATTGTCGCCACACACTAGGAAGATCGCACTCGCATTAAGGTTGAAGCATCTCACCTATCAACTCGCGCCTACCTCGCCCTTTGAGGCGCATGAGCGCGTCATTCACCACCCACCGATGCAAACTGTGGTCGCACTCGCCGAGGCATCACAGACCATTTACCAAGATACAGTGATTACGGCCTACCTAGATGATGCCTATCCTGATCCGCTGCTTTATCCAGGTAATCCCACCCATCGGGCTGAGATCCGCTGGATTGAATGGTTTTGTCGTTATCAGCTTGACCCGTTAATCACAGATACGTTGTTTTATCAGCGGGTAGTACGCGGGCACATTTTAGATAAAACGGTCGATCATCAAGCGGTGAACCAAGCCCTGCAAACATTGCCCGCATGCTGCCAATATTTAGGGGAGCAAGTAAAGGCAATGCCTACCCAGACAGTGACGATGGCGAGTATCAGCGTGTGGAGCCTGTTTCGTTGTGCGAAAATGGCGGGACTTGTGCTGGACGACCGATTCGCGGCACTGAGTGACTATCTCTCAGCCCTCGACCAACACCCTTTATTCGATGCCTATGCACAAGAAGAAAATCATCAACTAACGCCATTTTTCGCCAGCCCTATTAGCCTAGCGACAACCTAA
- the ansA gene encoding asparaginase gives MERKHIYIAYTGGTIGMQKSDHGYVPVSGFLQQQLEKMPEFHRPEMPLFTIHEYEPLIDSSDMTPTDWQRIADDIGENYHKYDGFVILHGTDTMAYTASALSFMLENLEKPVIVTGSQIPIAELRSDGQANLLNALHIAANYPVNEVTLFFNNQLLRGNRSTKSHADGFNAFTSPNLPALLEAGIHIEVKADKLNQPSDGPFKVHTINDQPVAVIMMYPGISPDVVKNALKQPVNAMILLTFGVGNAPQQPELLDLLKQATDRGVLVLNLTQCLAGRVNMGGYATGCALADAGVLSGYDMTPEAALAKLHFLLSQSLPFETLRTLVQKDLRGELSYY, from the coding sequence ATGGAACGTAAACACATTTATATCGCTTACACAGGTGGCACGATCGGTATGCAAAAGTCCGATCATGGGTATGTCCCTGTGTCTGGTTTTCTGCAACAACAGTTGGAGAAGATGCCCGAATTCCATCGTCCAGAAATGCCGCTTTTTACTATTCATGAGTACGAACCACTCATTGATTCATCGGATATGACGCCAACGGATTGGCAACGGATTGCGGACGATATTGGCGAAAATTATCACAAGTACGATGGCTTTGTGATCTTACATGGTACCGACACCATGGCTTACACCGCGTCAGCGCTGTCGTTCATGCTTGAAAACCTCGAAAAGCCAGTGATCGTAACCGGCTCGCAAATTCCAATCGCAGAGTTGCGCTCAGACGGGCAAGCCAACCTATTAAATGCACTACATATTGCGGCTAATTACCCGGTAAATGAAGTCACCTTGTTCTTCAATAACCAGTTATTACGTGGCAATCGCAGTACCAAATCTCATGCCGATGGTTTTAACGCCTTTACCTCTCCCAACCTACCCGCGCTGCTTGAAGCCGGCATTCATATCGAGGTAAAAGCAGATAAGCTCAACCAGCCTTCCGACGGCCCTTTTAAAGTACACACCATCAATGATCAACCGGTTGCAGTGATCATGATGTACCCCGGCATCTCTCCCGACGTGGTGAAAAATGCGCTCAAGCAGCCAGTTAATGCCATGATTTTGTTAACCTTTGGCGTGGGCAATGCGCCCCAGCAGCCCGAACTACTGGACTTACTCAAACAAGCCACCGACCGTGGTGTTTTGGTGCTTAACTTGACCCAATGTTTGGCGGGACGCGTGAATATGGGCGGTTATGCGACGGGCTGCGCATTGGCTGACGCTGGCGTGTTGAGCGGCTACGACATGACGCCAGAAGCGGCATTGGCTAAGCTTCACTTCCTGCTTAGTCAGTCCTTGCCGTTTGAGACCCTGCGCACCTTGGTACAAAAAGATCTCCGAGGTGAACTCAGCTATTACTGA
- a CDS encoding NADPH-dependent 2,4-dienoyl-CoA reductase, with translation MEQHPYPHMLAPLDLGFTTLKNRVLMGSMHTGLEEANDGFKKLAAFYAERAKGDVGLIVTGGFSPNFRGRLTPFSAQFSSGRAARAHRAITEAVHANGGKIALQLLHAGRYAFHPFAQSASAIRAPISKFTPFEMSERAIWRTIKSFGRSAALAREAGYDGVEIMGSEGYLINQFFCHRANRRYDQWGGAVENRMRFAVEVMRAVRQAAGDDFIVIFRLSMLDLVEQGNTFEDVVALAKGLEQAGVTIINTGIGWHEARVPTIATQVPRGAFSWVTEKLKGEVSVPLVTCNRINTPEVAESILASGQADMVSMARPFLADAEFVAKAKAGQPDDINTCIACNQACLDHVFKGKRASCLVNPKACYETELVATPVRQVKQVAVVGGGMAGISCATEAAERGHDVTLFEKSDRLGGQFNLAMAIPGKEEFKETIRYYLRRLDKAGVTVKLNQAVDVDALREFDDIVVATGVKPRRPAIEGIDHPKVIDYQTFIREKPDLGSHVAIIGAGGIGVDVATMITEPKDQSLDDWLKEWGIDKTISHEGGLYPGHDTHSDKQVWVLQRREGRVGKGPGKTTGWIHRKTLQKRGVNLVGGVTYHKIDDEGLHVSIKDEAHLIPATEIILCAGQESVNQLAEQLDEAKVSYHLIGGAEHAGELDAKRAIRQGIETALAL, from the coding sequence ATGGAACAGCACCCTTATCCCCACATGCTAGCCCCACTCGATCTTGGGTTTACCACCCTAAAAAATCGGGTTCTAATGGGCTCTATGCATACTGGGCTTGAAGAAGCAAACGATGGTTTTAAAAAGCTAGCGGCCTTCTACGCCGAGCGTGCGAAAGGCGATGTAGGGTTGATTGTCACAGGTGGCTTCTCGCCCAATTTTCGCGGTCGCTTGACCCCATTTAGCGCTCAATTTAGCTCCGGACGCGCGGCACGTGCACACCGAGCCATCACTGAAGCGGTCCATGCCAATGGCGGGAAAATTGCGCTTCAACTTTTACATGCGGGGCGCTACGCCTTTCACCCTTTCGCGCAAAGTGCCTCTGCTATTCGTGCGCCTATCAGTAAATTCACCCCGTTTGAAATGAGCGAGCGGGCGATTTGGCGCACCATTAAATCCTTTGGTCGCAGTGCCGCGCTCGCCCGAGAAGCGGGCTATGATGGCGTTGAGATCATGGGATCGGAAGGCTACCTCATTAACCAGTTTTTCTGCCATCGTGCTAACCGCCGGTATGACCAATGGGGCGGGGCGGTTGAAAATCGCATGCGCTTTGCCGTTGAAGTCATGCGCGCGGTTCGTCAGGCCGCTGGCGATGACTTTATTGTGATATTCCGCCTATCGATGCTGGACTTGGTTGAGCAAGGCAATACCTTCGAGGATGTGGTTGCTCTAGCGAAGGGCCTTGAACAAGCGGGCGTGACAATTATCAATACAGGCATTGGCTGGCATGAAGCGCGCGTGCCCACCATTGCCACCCAGGTACCGCGCGGTGCATTTAGCTGGGTGACCGAAAAACTAAAAGGTGAAGTGTCGGTGCCCCTGGTGACGTGTAACCGCATCAATACACCGGAGGTCGCCGAATCGATTTTGGCAAGCGGACAAGCGGACATGGTGTCGATGGCGCGACCATTTTTGGCTGATGCGGAGTTTGTTGCCAAAGCCAAGGCTGGGCAGCCAGATGACATCAATACGTGCATTGCCTGTAACCAAGCATGTCTTGACCACGTATTTAAAGGAAAGCGGGCAAGCTGCTTGGTGAATCCGAAAGCCTGTTATGAAACCGAACTGGTCGCCACACCAGTCCGGCAAGTGAAACAAGTCGCTGTCGTTGGTGGGGGAATGGCGGGAATTAGCTGTGCCACCGAAGCGGCCGAACGCGGCCACGATGTCACCTTATTCGAAAAGTCTGATCGCCTAGGCGGCCAATTTAATTTGGCGATGGCGATTCCAGGAAAAGAAGAGTTTAAAGAAACCATTCGCTATTACCTTCGAAGGCTAGATAAAGCGGGGGTGACGGTTAAACTCAACCAGGCTGTGGATGTCGACGCATTGCGCGAGTTCGATGATATTGTTGTCGCGACCGGGGTTAAACCGCGTCGCCCAGCCATTGAAGGCATCGACCATCCAAAAGTAATTGATTACCAAACGTTTATTCGCGAGAAGCCTGACCTTGGCAGCCATGTTGCCATCATTGGCGCGGGAGGTATTGGGGTGGACGTTGCCACTATGATCACCGAGCCCAAGGATCAAAGTTTGGATGATTGGCTAAAAGAGTGGGGCATCGATAAAACCATCTCCCATGAGGGTGGACTCTACCCAGGCCATGATACGCATAGCGATAAGCAGGTGTGGGTACTACAGCGCCGTGAGGGACGTGTTGGCAAAGGGCCGGGCAAAACCACCGGCTGGATCCATCGTAAAACCTTACAAAAACGTGGTGTGAATCTTGTTGGTGGCGTGACTTATCACAAGATTGATGATGAGGGACTGCACGTGAGTATCAAAGACGAGGCGCACCTGATTCCTGCTACTGAGATCATCTTGTGTGCTGGACAAGAGTCCGTTAATCAGCTCGCTGAGCAACTGGATGAGGCAAAGGTGTCTTACCATCTGATTGGCGGCGCAGAGCATGCGGGTGAACTGGACGCGAAACGCGCTATTCGCCAAGGCATTGAAACGGCGTTGGCGCTTTAA
- a CDS encoding DUF2989 domain-containing protein encodes MDLRLLTRYFYPLGLIASLLLLAGCEGEPTTNQVCETHPELCAGLNTGDGQCRFERSDLIFDRLSVYQNPSDLNKLAELKQTKVYLRCMELVAEIEPTTLKERKTKRTEAVYHAYDAIERLENELKESYQPPVIYYRWSQGDNSALPQFLKLEGTRHLETPQLQLGLATYYVSRNKTKTVEILLHALELYDGDNDTVRKEVIPEAIKSLATTNHALKRFEHAYLWAKVGESYNLPIARGDRLARLYPLTEQQQESLQRLAFEIAAAIEDGEFEATLLQAIDNQTQASS; translated from the coding sequence ATGGATTTACGATTACTCACGCGTTATTTTTACCCATTGGGTCTGATTGCGAGCTTACTGCTACTCGCCGGCTGTGAAGGTGAACCCACCACGAATCAAGTCTGCGAAACCCATCCAGAGCTATGTGCAGGACTAAACACTGGTGATGGGCAATGCCGATTTGAGCGCTCCGATTTGATTTTCGATCGCTTATCTGTGTACCAAAACCCCAGTGACTTGAATAAGCTTGCCGAGCTTAAACAAACCAAAGTCTACCTGCGCTGTATGGAACTGGTTGCCGAAATAGAGCCCACCACCTTAAAAGAGCGCAAAACCAAGCGTACCGAGGCGGTATATCACGCTTACGACGCGATTGAGCGACTAGAGAACGAGCTGAAAGAATCTTACCAACCGCCAGTCATTTACTATCGCTGGTCTCAAGGCGATAACAGTGCGTTACCGCAGTTTTTAAAGTTAGAGGGAACACGTCATCTCGAAACGCCACAATTGCAGCTGGGGCTTGCCACCTATTATGTGTCGCGCAACAAAACGAAAACGGTGGAGATCCTACTCCATGCGTTAGAGCTGTATGACGGTGACAATGACACGGTCCGCAAAGAGGTGATCCCAGAGGCGATAAAATCGCTGGCAACCACTAACCATGCATTGAAACGCTTCGAACATGCTTATTTATGGGCAAAAGTGGGGGAAAGTTACAATCTTCCAATCGCGCGCGGCGATCGCCTTGCTCGACTCTATCCATTGACAGAACAGCAGCAAGAGTCACTACAACGCCTTGCGTTTGAGATCGCGGCCGCCATCGAGGACGGTGAATTCGAAGCAACCTTGCTACAAGCTATCGATAACCAGACTCAAGCATCCTCGTAG
- a CDS encoding D-hexose-6-phosphate mutarotase, with protein MTSPTLHVERQLSASVDLCYRQSVPILRVTHPACSATISLFGGHLITFAPAGEKSLTWMSDNAIYDANTPLRGGVPICWPWFGHTGQPSHGFARRQMWQLANIEETAKGVTIQLQLSDSDASRALWPHCFHATVTFTLTHHADIALTVTNTDHHPWTMGGALHSYLAVEDSEQANVEGLGCQYLDNFAAGNAVPATGKVTFEEPVDRIYTGANNTLTVTDPVGNRRLKVNNQGATSTVIWNPGQAASIQMADMDDNGYLKFVCVEAAIEQPTQVVQPGQSYTLATQLMDERQSS; from the coding sequence ATGACTTCTCCCACTCTGCATGTTGAGCGTCAACTTTCTGCATCTGTCGATCTGTGCTATCGCCAGTCCGTTCCGATTCTTCGTGTTACTCACCCTGCGTGTTCAGCCACTATTAGCCTATTCGGTGGACACCTCATCACGTTTGCTCCTGCGGGTGAAAAGTCACTGACTTGGATGAGTGATAACGCTATCTATGATGCCAACACCCCCTTACGAGGTGGTGTCCCCATTTGCTGGCCATGGTTTGGTCACACCGGGCAACCTTCTCATGGCTTTGCTCGTCGTCAAATGTGGCAGTTAGCGAACATTGAAGAAACAGCTAAAGGCGTCACCATTCAACTGCAATTATCCGACTCAGACGCCTCGCGAGCACTATGGCCACATTGTTTTCACGCGACGGTGACCTTTACGCTCACTCATCACGCCGACATCGCCCTAACCGTGACCAATACAGACCACCACCCTTGGACCATGGGTGGTGCCTTGCACAGTTACCTTGCGGTAGAAGATAGCGAACAAGCTAACGTGGAAGGACTCGGTTGTCAGTACCTTGATAACTTTGCGGCAGGCAACGCCGTGCCAGCGACGGGAAAAGTGACCTTCGAGGAGCCGGTTGATAGGATTTATACGGGAGCTAACAACACCCTCACTGTGACCGATCCGGTGGGAAATCGTCGTCTCAAGGTCAATAACCAAGGTGCAACCAGCACCGTCATCTGGAACCCAGGCCAAGCAGCATCTATTCAGATGGCAGATATGGATGATAACGGGTACCTTAAGTTTGTCTGTGTCGAAGCGGCCATTGAACAGCCCACACAAGTTGTCCAGCCAGGCCAAAGCTACACGTTAGCAACCCAGTTAATGGATGAGCGCCAGTCAAGCTAA
- the sppA gene encoding signal peptide peptidase SppA, protein MKKLFRFIASLFKWLWRALSFARQLLLNVLFIGVIVAIYLALTSDTPLTPKDAESVKVAQSEPEPRALLLNIDGPIVEQRQRLSPIDTLSRNALGQPIETENVLFDIVDTVRHAASDEQINGLVLSLGDMPSTSLTKLRYIAKAINTFKASGKPVIAIGGTYSQSQYYLASYADEVLMSPDGMVMLQGYGSYNLYWKDLLDKLDVSTHVFRVGTYKSFVEPYTRNNMSAAAREANQAWLSQLWDAYVNDVAENRGIQADMLSPSAEQLLTRLRRFEGDFAALSQDVGIVDKLMTRQQIRRYLADKFGSDGKDSFEYTGYYDYLPKIQNGFSLPGNNNIAVVVASGPIMDGQQRPGTVGGDTTAALLRDARLDSSVKAVVLRVDSPGGSAFASEVIRNEVDALREAGKPVVVSMSSVAASGGYWLSASADRIIAQPTTITGSIGIFSLFTTFENTLDDLGIQSDGVGTTPFAGVGLTRALPDEVGDIMQLGIEHGYHRFLSVVSNHRNMSMEQADQVAQGRVWTGKDALNLGLVDKLGDFDDAVSTAAELAGIEDYQLDWMQQPLTPFEQFINDVLGQSASVLGKTVQANMPSIAQQLASSPQWQSLTLLEKFNDPQGRYLFCLNCQYQ, encoded by the coding sequence ATGAAAAAACTGTTCCGCTTTATTGCATCCCTTTTTAAATGGCTGTGGCGCGCGCTAAGTTTCGCGCGGCAGCTTTTGTTGAACGTCCTTTTCATAGGCGTGATTGTTGCTATCTACTTGGCGCTTACGTCGGATACACCCTTGACACCAAAGGACGCTGAGTCGGTCAAGGTCGCTCAATCTGAGCCCGAACCACGTGCCCTTTTGCTCAATATTGACGGCCCGATTGTCGAGCAGCGTCAGCGGCTTAGCCCAATTGATACCTTGTCACGCAACGCGCTAGGTCAGCCGATTGAAACAGAAAATGTGCTGTTTGATATCGTCGACACCGTGCGCCATGCCGCCTCCGACGAGCAAATCAACGGCCTTGTATTAAGTTTGGGTGATATGCCGTCTACCAGCTTGACCAAGCTAAGGTACATCGCCAAAGCCATCAATACGTTTAAAGCGAGTGGCAAACCCGTGATCGCCATCGGGGGCACGTACAGCCAAAGCCAGTACTATTTAGCCAGCTATGCTGATGAGGTGCTGATGTCTCCTGACGGTATGGTGATGCTGCAAGGCTACGGCAGCTACAACCTGTACTGGAAAGACCTGCTCGATAAATTGGATGTCTCTACCCATGTATTCCGTGTAGGGACATACAAATCGTTTGTCGAGCCTTACACGCGCAACAACATGTCTGCTGCAGCCCGCGAGGCCAATCAAGCTTGGCTGTCGCAGCTGTGGGATGCTTATGTGAATGATGTTGCCGAGAACCGCGGTATCCAAGCGGATATGCTCTCTCCTAGTGCTGAACAACTCCTCACACGATTACGCCGCTTCGAGGGTGACTTCGCCGCGTTGTCTCAAGACGTAGGGATCGTCGATAAATTAATGACCCGCCAGCAAATCCGTCGCTATCTCGCGGACAAGTTCGGGAGCGATGGCAAAGACAGCTTTGAATACACAGGCTATTACGATTATCTGCCGAAGATTCAAAATGGCTTTAGCTTGCCGGGCAACAATAATATTGCCGTCGTTGTCGCCAGCGGCCCCATCATGGATGGGCAACAACGCCCGGGTACCGTGGGTGGTGATACCACTGCGGCCTTGCTTCGTGATGCACGCCTAGACAGCAGTGTTAAAGCCGTGGTGCTACGTGTTGATAGCCCTGGAGGCAGCGCTTTCGCCTCTGAAGTGATTCGTAATGAGGTGGATGCATTGCGTGAAGCGGGCAAGCCCGTGGTGGTTTCCATGTCGAGCGTCGCCGCCTCCGGTGGGTATTGGCTATCAGCCAGTGCCGATCGAATCATTGCCCAACCCACCACGATCACAGGTTCTATTGGCATCTTTAGCCTGTTCACCACCTTTGAGAACACGCTCGATGATTTGGGTATCCAGTCGGATGGTGTGGGCACCACGCCGTTTGCCGGTGTGGGACTGACTCGCGCGCTCCCTGACGAGGTAGGAGACATCATGCAACTCGGCATCGAGCACGGCTACCACCGCTTCCTCTCGGTTGTCAGTAACCACCGTAACATGTCGATGGAACAAGCCGACCAGGTCGCGCAAGGCCGCGTCTGGACGGGAAAAGACGCATTGAATCTCGGCTTAGTGGATAAGTTGGGTGACTTTGACGATGCGGTATCAACCGCTGCCGAGCTCGCTGGCATTGAGGACTACCAGCTCGATTGGATGCAACAGCCACTCACACCCTTTGAGCAGTTCATTAACGACGTGCTCGGACAAAGTGCGAGTGTGCTGGGTAAAACGGTCCAGGCGAACATGCCATCGATAGCTCAACAACTGGCATCCTCCCCACAGTGGCAGTCATTGACCTTGTTGGAAAAATTCAATGACCCTCAAGGCCGTTACTTGTTCTGCTTGAACTGTCAGTATCAATAA